A genome region from Flavobacterium sp. CFS9 includes the following:
- a CDS encoding lysostaphin resistance A-like protein yields the protein MKKIINFYIRAFLIVSFISIPFIFIAFEDFKTNSFSYKMWIATFFPQLIYTVYLFKTQKWYDDFKNNFFGKSCNYWLALFSCLTPFIVYFSLILFKWIKVENEINWDIEIVGYFILIFLSALLEEILFRYIPYKILVKEVSVKNIILVSVFFSFFHLFNPNVNITGLINIVVAGVFFSLIYLKSNSIFFCSFIHAFWNFAIGCILGSNISGIKTISLLQYYPEKPDFLSGGEFGFEGSIVTTIVFLISGFFIYQLKTNEISEVNGKEFL from the coding sequence ATGAAAAAAATAATAAACTTCTATATTCGTGCCTTTTTAATTGTATCTTTTATATCGATACCTTTTATATTCATTGCTTTTGAGGATTTTAAGACAAATAGTTTTAGTTATAAAATGTGGATCGCTACGTTTTTTCCTCAATTGATTTATACGGTATATTTATTTAAAACGCAAAAATGGTATGACGATTTTAAAAATAATTTTTTTGGTAAAAGTTGTAACTATTGGTTAGCTCTATTTAGCTGTTTGACGCCATTCATTGTATATTTTTCTCTAATTTTATTTAAATGGATTAAAGTAGAAAATGAAATAAATTGGGACATTGAAATTGTTGGTTATTTTATTTTGATATTTCTTTCGGCACTATTAGAGGAGATTCTATTCAGATATATTCCTTATAAAATACTGGTAAAAGAAGTTTCAGTTAAGAACATAATATTAGTTTCGGTATTTTTCAGTTTCTTTCATTTGTTTAACCCTAATGTTAATATTACAGGTTTAATCAATATTGTGGTAGCAGGAGTTTTTTTTAGTTTGATATATTTAAAGAGTAATTCAATCTTCTTCTGTAGCTTTATCCACGCTTTTTGGAACTTCGCAATTGGTTGTATATTGGGTAGTAATATAAGTGGTATTAAAACCATTAGTCTCTTGCAATACTATCCTGAGAAGCCTGACTTTTTAAGCGGAGGGGAATTTGGATTTGAAGGATCTATTGTAACGACTATAGTTTTTTTAATATCTGGTTTCTTTATATACCAGTTAAAAACTAACGAGATTTCTGAAGTGAATGGAAAAGAGTTTTTATAA
- a CDS encoding HlyD family secretion protein: MNFSSDPINTLENLIAKNKTKSFSIYFVILLFFIVFLALLPVIKLDISSQSRGIVRSKTENVPVATMVSGRVNWIDLKNNAVVQKGDTILKIAKENLESDKRTQDTLSKSVSALLRDVSDLLQNKTSYLLTTAAREDLLKFQSGKNELQSKISQAQINYNRNKILYDKEIIARADFEKLEYELRLSKQALQSFISQQKLTWENQKRDLVDRLKNLNGAVAKINAESNNYVVLAPVSGTIENYSGIQKGSFINASQSIAAISSADHLIVECNVSPNDIGLIRKNQEVKFQLDAFNYNQWGLLEGKVIDVDRNITLQNDQAFFKVRCALNSRTLQLKSGYKANISKGMTLTARYIITRRSLFDLLFDKIDNWLNPKQIANNK; this comes from the coding sequence ATGAACTTCAGTTCAGATCCAATAAACACCCTTGAAAATCTAATTGCTAAAAATAAAACAAAAAGTTTTTCAATTTATTTTGTTATCCTTTTATTTTTCATAGTTTTTTTAGCGCTTTTACCGGTTATTAAACTCGATATCAGCAGTCAGAGTCGTGGTATTGTTCGCAGTAAAACGGAGAATGTTCCTGTTGCAACAATGGTGAGCGGCCGGGTGAATTGGATCGATTTAAAGAATAATGCAGTTGTACAAAAAGGGGACACAATTTTAAAAATTGCCAAAGAAAATCTGGAGAGTGATAAAAGGACTCAGGATACCTTATCAAAATCCGTTTCAGCTTTGCTCAGAGATGTTTCGGACCTCTTACAGAATAAAACCAGTTATTTATTGACTACTGCGGCACGAGAGGATCTTTTGAAATTTCAGTCCGGAAAGAATGAATTGCAAAGTAAAATCTCGCAGGCACAAATCAATTATAACCGCAATAAAATTTTATACGATAAAGAAATTATTGCCAGAGCCGATTTTGAAAAACTTGAATATGAATTACGTCTGTCGAAACAGGCATTGCAAAGTTTCATTAGTCAGCAAAAATTAACCTGGGAAAATCAAAAGAGAGATTTAGTAGATCGTTTAAAGAACCTCAATGGAGCAGTCGCTAAGATAAATGCGGAATCAAACAATTATGTCGTTTTAGCTCCAGTTTCCGGAACTATAGAAAATTATTCAGGTATTCAAAAAGGCTCCTTTATAAATGCTTCACAGTCTATTGCAGCCATTTCGTCGGCAGATCATCTTATTGTTGAGTGCAATGTTTCTCCCAATGATATTGGTCTTATCAGGAAAAATCAGGAAGTAAAGTTTCAGTTAGACGCCTTCAACTACAATCAATGGGGTTTGTTAGAAGGAAAAGTGATTGATGTTGATCGTAATATTACGCTGCAAAACGATCAGGCTTTTTTTAAGGTGCGATGCGCCTTAAATTCAAGGACTTTACAACTTAAGTCAGGTTATAAGGCCAATATTTCTAAAGGAATGACCTTGACAGCCAGATACATCATTACCCGAAGAAGTTTGTTTGATTTGTTATTTGACAAAATAGACAATTGGCTAAATCCAAAACAAATAGCAAATAATAAGTAG
- a CDS encoding peptidase domain-containing ABC transporter, whose protein sequence is MSSIKIKQHDVKDCGAACLSSIGSHFKVNLPIARIRQFANTDKRGTNILGIIEGAEKMGFTAKGVKGGLDALDKIPLPAIAHVVIKEQLQHYVVIYKVEKSKITVMDPGLGKMENYTFEEFQKIWSGVLILFAPNDDFKTVNEKTAPLKRFWNLIQPHKTILLQALVGAILFTVLGLAMSIYIQKITDYVLVDGNRKLLNLLSLSMIVIILLQAYIGSKKSIFVMKTGQLIDAKLILGYYKHLLHLPQRFFDTMQIGEITSRISDAVKIRSFINEVAIEMIVNLFIVVFSFVLMFTYYWKLALVIVLVIPFYAVIYFVLNKFNKKVERTIMENAAELQTQLVESITHVRTVKEFGIEDFSNLKTENKFVKLLFTTYKSGLNGIFAGTSTQFLASAFTVVLMWIGSGYVIDRSITPGELFSFYALIGYFTSPVASLINMNKTAQNALIAADRLFEIMDLEREETENKIELQKEHLGDIRFENVSFRYGSRLEVFKNFNAVFKKNQTTAIVGESGSGKTTLISLLQNLYPVKEGKIYIGEYDSQFVHYQSLRKVIGVIPQQLNLFSGNIIENIALGDSFPNIQRILDLSKQLGITDFVEKLPNGFETQIGENGAMLSGGQKQRIAIARALYKNPDILLMDEATASLDTASEKMVKEVIDNFKTQGKTIIVIAHRLSTIANADTILVMKNGTIVESGNHFELLDQRLEYYNLWSKQNLV, encoded by the coding sequence ATGAGTTCAATAAAAATAAAACAACATGATGTTAAAGATTGTGGCGCTGCTTGTCTGTCTTCTATTGGAAGTCATTTCAAAGTTAATCTGCCTATAGCCAGAATACGTCAGTTTGCGAATACCGATAAACGAGGGACCAATATTCTGGGGATCATTGAAGGTGCCGAAAAAATGGGGTTTACCGCCAAAGGAGTTAAAGGCGGTTTAGATGCTTTAGATAAAATTCCACTTCCGGCAATTGCGCATGTTGTCATCAAAGAACAGTTACAGCACTATGTGGTAATTTATAAGGTAGAAAAATCTAAAATTACGGTCATGGATCCGGGTTTGGGCAAAATGGAAAACTATACCTTCGAAGAATTTCAGAAAATCTGGTCAGGGGTATTAATTCTCTTTGCTCCCAATGACGATTTTAAAACAGTAAATGAGAAAACAGCACCTTTAAAAAGGTTTTGGAATTTAATCCAACCCCATAAGACCATCTTACTTCAGGCTCTGGTTGGAGCTATTTTGTTTACCGTTTTAGGACTGGCGATGTCCATTTACATTCAAAAAATAACGGACTATGTTTTGGTAGATGGCAATAGAAAACTGCTTAATTTATTGAGCCTTTCTATGATTGTGATAATCTTGCTGCAAGCCTATATTGGATCGAAAAAAAGCATTTTTGTGATGAAAACCGGACAGCTAATTGACGCAAAATTAATTCTGGGGTATTATAAACATTTGCTGCATCTGCCACAGCGTTTTTTTGACACCATGCAAATAGGAGAAATTACTTCAAGAATAAGTGACGCCGTAAAAATTCGCTCGTTTATAAACGAAGTTGCCATTGAAATGATTGTCAATCTATTTATTGTCGTTTTCTCATTTGTATTAATGTTTACCTATTACTGGAAACTGGCTTTGGTAATTGTTCTGGTGATTCCGTTTTATGCTGTGATCTACTTTGTTTTAAATAAATTCAACAAAAAAGTGGAAAGGACTATTATGGAGAATGCTGCCGAACTTCAAACACAATTAGTAGAGAGTATTACCCATGTAAGGACTGTAAAAGAATTTGGAATCGAGGATTTCTCTAATTTAAAAACAGAAAACAAGTTTGTTAAACTGTTGTTTACAACCTACAAGTCAGGTTTAAACGGAATCTTTGCAGGAACTTCTACACAATTTTTAGCTTCGGCCTTTACTGTAGTTTTAATGTGGATTGGATCGGGTTATGTAATCGACAGATCCATTACTCCTGGAGAATTATTTTCTTTTTATGCGCTGATTGGGTATTTTACGTCTCCGGTTGCCTCTTTAATCAACATGAACAAAACAGCTCAGAATGCTTTAATTGCGGCAGATCGGCTCTTTGAAATTATGGATTTGGAAAGAGAAGAAACAGAAAATAAAATTGAATTGCAGAAAGAACATTTAGGAGATATCCGATTTGAAAATGTCTCTTTCAGATATGGATCCCGTCTGGAGGTATTTAAAAACTTTAATGCGGTTTTCAAAAAGAATCAAACAACGGCCATAGTAGGGGAAAGCGGCAGCGGAAAAACCACTTTAATTTCATTGCTTCAAAATTTGTATCCTGTTAAAGAAGGTAAGATTTATATTGGAGAATATGATTCACAGTTTGTTCATTATCAAAGCTTGCGTAAAGTGATAGGAGTTATTCCGCAACAGCTTAATTTATTTTCCGGAAATATTATTGAGAATATTGCCTTAGGCGATTCGTTTCCGAATATTCAAAGAATTTTGGACCTGTCCAAACAATTGGGAATAACGGATTTTGTTGAGAAATTACCCAATGGATTCGAAACACAGATTGGAGAAAATGGTGCGATGTTGTCAGGCGGGCAAAAACAAAGAATTGCCATTGCCAGAGCATTATACAAAAATCCGGATATTTTATTGATGGATGAAGCTACAGCATCATTAGACACAGCCTCTGAAAAAATGGTGAAAGAGGTTATTGACAATTTTAAAACTCAGGGAAAAACAATCATTGTGATTGCCCACCGTTTAAGTACAATTGCGAATGCAGATACGATATTGGTTATGAAAAACGGAACGATCGTCGAATCGGGAAATCATTTCGAATTGTTGGATCAGAGATTGGAATATTATAATCTTTGGAGTAAACAAAATTTGGTTTAG
- a CDS encoding helix-turn-helix domain-containing protein, protein MLYEIQIVLSFIEFRFSLLAINYTFVRNQIVMISYTHYNHEFLLLFTIPLYAQNLKKDLTYITPYLVLEKENVIQSLTNDQTKSYWSIGLLFLLVIIALSFGIYQYLIKKRQSSQFEKIMDKSSNNEIQTVEINKQETKTTKPGIEGIGINEELVEQILEKLTHFELTKGYLGSNITVQSLSYTFETNSKYISKVVNSYKEKTFVQYINDLRIEHALESLEKDPKLQKYTIRALAIEFGFNNAESFSTAFYKKSGIKPVNFIKQLEKTTNS, encoded by the coding sequence ATGCTTTACGAAATTCAAATCGTATTAAGTTTTATTGAGTTTCGTTTCAGCCTTTTAGCAATAAACTATACTTTTGTAAGAAACCAAATAGTTATGATTTCTTATACGCACTACAATCACGAATTTTTACTACTCTTTACAATACCCCTCTACGCACAAAATCTAAAAAAAGACCTTACCTATATCACTCCTTATTTAGTTCTAGAAAAAGAGAATGTGATACAATCACTCACTAATGATCAAACCAAATCCTATTGGAGTATTGGGTTATTATTTCTATTGGTAATTATTGCACTAAGTTTTGGGATCTATCAGTATTTAATCAAAAAGAGACAGTCCTCTCAATTTGAAAAAATAATGGATAAATCATCAAATAATGAAATACAAACCGTTGAAATAAATAAACAGGAAACCAAAACAACTAAACCTGGAATAGAAGGTATTGGTATTAATGAAGAATTAGTTGAACAAATATTAGAAAAACTAACTCATTTTGAACTAACAAAGGGATATTTAGGATCAAACATTACCGTTCAGTCCCTATCTTATACTTTTGAAACTAATAGTAAATATATTTCCAAAGTAGTTAATAGCTATAAAGAAAAAACATTTGTTCAATATATTAATGATCTAAGAATCGAACATGCTTTAGAATCTTTAGAAAAAGATCCTAAATTACAGAAATATACTATTCGAGCGTTGGCTATTGAGTTCGGCTTTAATAACGCTGAATCATTTTCTACCGCTTTTTATAAAAAATCAGGTATTAAGCCTGTTAACTTTATCAAACAATTGGAAAAAACTACTAATAGTTAA
- a CDS encoding MFS transporter, giving the protein MKKNTTESPAFSTHQKIIIAILALLQFTVILDFMVISPLGDILMKTLNMTPANFGFTVSAYAFSAGASGLLAAGFADKFDRKKLLIFFYIGFIIGTVFCALSTSYMMLLLARIVTGLFGGVIGSISLAIVTDLFVIHQRGRVMGFIQMAFASSQILGIPVGLYFANHWGWHSAFIMIAVLAVLILVAIMTQMEPITKHLEVQSDKSPFLHLWHTLSNKHYQVGFMSIAFLSVGGFMLQPFGSAFLVNNIHISQLELPMVFFFTGLSVLFIMPLVGKLSDKVSKFKLFAAGSVLSVIMVIIYTNLGPVPLWEIVVLTMIMFMGIMSRMIPATTLNTAIPGLEDRGAYMSISSSLQQIAGGIAAVCAGFIVHQKTKTSPLENYDILGYVIAVITLSTIFLIWRVNKLVKSKDTDVPVPAPVPEMAEV; this is encoded by the coding sequence ATGAAAAAAAACACTACAGAAAGCCCGGCTTTCTCGACACATCAAAAAATCATTATTGCGATCTTAGCGCTTTTGCAGTTCACTGTGATACTCGATTTTATGGTTATTTCTCCCCTGGGAGATATTTTAATGAAAACCCTGAATATGACACCGGCAAATTTTGGTTTTACCGTTTCTGCCTACGCCTTTAGTGCGGGAGCTTCAGGATTACTCGCTGCAGGTTTTGCAGATAAGTTTGACCGAAAGAAACTTTTGATTTTCTTTTACATCGGATTTATTATTGGTACTGTTTTCTGTGCACTTTCAACCAGTTATATGATGCTTTTATTGGCAAGAATTGTAACCGGACTTTTTGGAGGAGTTATAGGATCTATTTCTTTGGCCATTGTAACCGATTTGTTTGTGATTCACCAACGCGGACGTGTGATGGGATTTATTCAAATGGCATTTGCTTCCAGTCAGATTTTAGGAATTCCGGTAGGCTTGTATTTTGCCAATCACTGGGGATGGCATTCGGCTTTTATTATGATTGCGGTTTTGGCCGTATTGATTCTTGTTGCAATCATGACTCAAATGGAACCAATCACCAAACATTTAGAAGTACAGTCAGACAAAAGTCCTTTTCTGCATCTTTGGCATACCCTAAGTAACAAACACTATCAGGTTGGTTTTATGTCTATTGCTTTTCTTTCGGTTGGAGGTTTTATGTTACAGCCGTTTGGAAGTGCCTTTTTAGTCAACAATATTCATATCAGCCAGCTTGAATTGCCAATGGTCTTTTTCTTTACCGGACTTTCGGTACTTTTCATCATGCCTTTGGTGGGTAAATTGAGTGATAAAGTGAGCAAATTTAAACTGTTTGCCGCCGGATCTGTACTTTCGGTTATTATGGTTATCATTTACACCAATCTTGGTCCGGTGCCATTATGGGAGATCGTAGTGCTTACTATGATTATGTTTATGGGTATCATGAGCCGAATGATTCCTGCCACAACTTTAAATACTGCTATTCCGGGGCTTGAGGATCGAGGTGCTTATATGTCGATTTCGTCTTCTTTGCAGCAAATTGCAGGTGGAATTGCCGCGGTTTGTGCCGGATTTATTGTGCATCAGAAAACAAAAACATCACCTCTCGAAAATTATGATATTTTAGGATATGTAATTGCGGTAATTACACTTTCGACTATATTTTTGATTTGGAGAGTCAATAAATTAGTGAAATCAAAAGATACAGATGTTCCAGTTCCTGCTCCGGTTCCGGAAATGGCAGAAGTTTAA
- a CDS encoding class IIb bacteriocin, lactobin A/cerein 7B family — MNLENLGLVELNAQEMEDIEGGFLLEILVGVLIGAIAYMLTT; from the coding sequence ATGAATTTAGAAAATTTAGGGTTAGTGGAGCTTAATGCTCAAGAAATGGAAGATATTGAAGGAGGGTTTCTTCTAGAAATTCTTGTAGGAGTTCTTATAGGGGCAATTGCGTATATGTTAACAACTTAA
- a CDS encoding DUF5367 family protein produces the protein MKYLRGILSGCIVWLCVSSSFYLLGNIALLKNHFWIQALIVMVLIIFYAIAAAKFYYQKKHNINGFSLGILMSGTALFLDVLITVPFVEIPEGRSYESFFTSPILWALAFINTFSVYLYWKRKIKP, from the coding sequence ATGAAATATCTCAGAGGAATACTTTCCGGTTGTATCGTTTGGTTGTGCGTCAGTAGTTCCTTTTATCTTTTAGGAAATATTGCTCTTCTAAAAAATCACTTTTGGATACAAGCCTTAATCGTTATGGTGCTTATTATTTTTTATGCGATTGCGGCTGCCAAATTCTATTATCAGAAAAAACACAACATCAACGGTTTTTCACTTGGAATATTAATGTCGGGAACAGCTTTGTTTTTGGACGTTTTGATCACCGTTCCTTTTGTTGAAATTCCCGAAGGAAGAAGTTACGAGAGCTTTTTCACCAGTCCAATTTTATGGGCACTGGCTTTTATAAACACTTTTTCAGTGTATCTGTATTGGAAGAGAAAAATTAAACCTTGA
- a CDS encoding glycosyltransferase family 2 protein, translated as MKSETLTSEQFYTSNPDLNNQQALNSSIFRISNANVTSNKISERTKSKTGLFVLISTFMLLFIGAFTTYQLQSDFDQFQMERINSSWGFPFLILAGVLFVFQAGVFLYNLYLYFTYKPIESVSDELLPTCTVIVPAYNEGKLVWDTLMSLADSDFPEQKMQILAVDDGSKDDTWYWMQQAKIKLGDRLTIFQQPENRGKRHALHRGFELGTGEIFVTVDSDSIVKKDTLRNLVSPFVVDEKCGAVAGNVHVLNNKKAILPKMLNVSFVMSFEFMRSAESQLGSVLCTPGAAAAYRKTSVFSCLDEWINQTFMGQPSDIGEDRAMTNMILKQGQHVLFQRNAYVLTNVPEEYTGLYKMFIRWSRSNVRENIAMAKYVFTDFRSESKFGARLLFVSQSMKMIMAYPFMFFMFFFIAVHPILFLSSTLLAILIVSSFPVLFYTKRYNFADSLWAYSYSVFYTFSLFWITPYAIVTANKKGWLTRGLA; from the coding sequence ATGAAAAGTGAAACCTTAACATCAGAACAGTTTTATACTTCAAATCCAGATCTTAATAACCAACAAGCCTTAAACAGTTCCATTTTTCGTATTAGTAATGCCAATGTAACTTCAAATAAAATAAGCGAGCGAACCAAAAGTAAGACGGGTTTGTTTGTACTGATAAGTACATTCATGCTATTGTTTATTGGTGCTTTTACTACTTATCAGCTGCAATCTGACTTTGATCAGTTTCAGATGGAGCGAATAAATTCAAGCTGGGGATTCCCTTTCCTGATACTGGCAGGTGTATTGTTTGTGTTTCAGGCCGGAGTTTTCTTGTACAATTTATACTTGTACTTTACCTATAAACCAATTGAATCTGTTTCGGATGAGCTGTTGCCAACTTGTACCGTGATTGTTCCTGCGTACAATGAAGGGAAATTGGTTTGGGATACTTTGATGAGCCTTGCTGACAGTGATTTTCCGGAACAAAAGATGCAAATATTAGCGGTTGATGACGGAAGTAAAGACGATACCTGGTACTGGATGCAGCAGGCAAAAATAAAATTGGGAGATCGTTTGACGATTTTTCAGCAACCTGAAAACAGAGGTAAACGTCACGCATTGCACCGTGGATTTGAATTGGGAACGGGAGAGATTTTTGTTACGGTTGATAGTGATTCGATCGTAAAAAAAGATACTTTAAGGAACTTGGTGAGTCCGTTTGTAGTAGATGAAAAATGTGGAGCAGTAGCCGGAAATGTTCATGTACTGAACAATAAAAAAGCAATTTTGCCAAAAATGCTGAATGTGAGTTTTGTAATGAGTTTTGAATTCATGCGTTCTGCCGAAAGTCAGTTAGGGTCTGTGCTTTGTACTCCGGGAGCAGCGGCTGCTTACAGAAAAACTTCGGTTTTTTCTTGTCTGGACGAATGGATCAATCAAACTTTTATGGGGCAGCCATCCGATATTGGTGAAGATCGTGCGATGACGAATATGATTTTGAAACAAGGACAGCACGTGTTGTTTCAGAGAAATGCATATGTACTTACGAATGTACCGGAAGAATATACGGGATTGTATAAGATGTTTATCAGATGGAGCAGAAGTAACGTACGTGAGAACATCGCAATGGCAAAATACGTTTTTACAGATTTTAGAAGTGAATCTAAATTTGGAGCACGTCTTTTATTTGTGAGTCAATCGATGAAAATGATTATGGCGTATCCGTTTATGTTTTTTATGTTCTTTTTCATTGCGGTACATCCGATATTGTTTTTAAGTTCTACACTTTTAGCGATTTTAATCGTATCGAGTTTTCCGGTATTATTTTACACCAAAAGATATAATTTTGCCGATTCACTTTGGGCTTATTCGTACAGTGTTTTTTATACCTTCAGTTTGTTTTGGATTACACCGTATGCTATCGTTACAGCCAATAAAAAAGGTTGGTTGACCCGTGGATTGGCTTAG
- a CDS encoding lysostaphin resistance A-like protein produces the protein MILKIKETIKNLHQWQLALIVIILNFLNSYIFYVIAKLFNSDLGRGFNENYTINEKLVLFVIVGPLLETVLFQYAVIEICKSGKMALKYCCLLSALVFASTHLYNVFYFLFAFVAGMLLAILYVKGRSVKNAFLLTLIAHTIYNGIIFIMNVYFP, from the coding sequence ATGATATTAAAAATAAAAGAAACTATTAAGAATCTTCACCAATGGCAACTTGCATTAATTGTAATTATTTTGAACTTTTTAAATAGTTATATTTTTTACGTTATTGCAAAGCTTTTTAATAGTGATTTAGGGAGAGGGTTTAATGAAAATTACACTATTAATGAAAAACTAGTTTTATTTGTTATTGTAGGTCCGCTTCTAGAAACTGTTTTATTTCAATACGCAGTTATTGAAATTTGCAAAAGTGGAAAAATGGCACTCAAGTATTGTTGTTTACTATCTGCTTTGGTTTTTGCCTCAACGCATCTCTATAATGTTTTTTATTTTTTATTTGCCTTTGTTGCTGGGATGTTATTAGCCATTTTGTATGTAAAGGGCAGAAGTGTAAAAAACGCATTCTTACTAACATTAATTGCACATACTATTTATAATGGTATAATATTTATCATGAATGTTTACTTTCCTTAA
- a CDS encoding TetR/AcrR family transcriptional regulator: MRARDVDKEKLVIEMAIDQIVQEGFQGFSMNKLAKACSISVGTLYIYYKDKDDLIQKIGAIIALKFFTSTVKNFSPEMSFEEGLWKQWENRANFTMKYPKEVAFFEIVKHSPHSEIILDSIQEFADFRRIMKTFIDNGLRNNELIPMTFEAFWSVAYGPLYTLLNLHTEGKSMGGKPFTLTKEIMKEAFQVTVKGLKP, from the coding sequence ATGAGAGCAAGAGATGTCGACAAGGAAAAATTAGTAATCGAAATGGCAATTGACCAGATTGTCCAGGAAGGATTTCAGGGTTTTAGTATGAACAAGCTGGCGAAGGCCTGTTCTATTTCTGTTGGCACGCTCTACATCTATTACAAAGACAAAGATGATTTGATTCAAAAAATAGGTGCCATTATCGCGCTGAAGTTTTTTACCAGCACCGTGAAGAACTTTTCGCCTGAAATGTCATTTGAGGAAGGTTTATGGAAACAGTGGGAAAACCGCGCCAACTTTACCATGAAGTATCCCAAGGAAGTTGCATTTTTTGAAATTGTCAAACATTCCCCTCATTCAGAGATCATTCTGGATTCTATTCAGGAGTTTGCAGATTTTAGAAGGATTATGAAAACGTTTATAGACAACGGCTTGCGCAATAACGAGCTGATTCCTATGACATTTGAGGCTTTTTGGAGTGTTGCCTACGGGCCTTTGTACACTTTATTGAACTTACATACTGAAGGAAAGAGCATGGGGGGAAAGCCCTTTACTCTTACTAAGGAAATTATGAAAGAAGCCTTTCAGGTCACTGTAAAAGGACTAAAACCATGA